The following proteins are co-located in the Ancylothrix sp. D3o genome:
- a CDS encoding energy-coupling factor transporter transmembrane protein EcfT — MLNLSIPFKLRLSLIVVIGAACLKTPAWSWLAVYAGVALAWAIALRVPVKPLFKLLGSEIILLTLIAFPQGWERASFLLVRSLVCLLTMNSFLLTLPPHSFAIALQGLPLHPSFKETLLLAGQYLEILLGEVNQMQRAAQCRGLGGAAGWLRYTSASMIGALYLRSLQRSERVYNAMLLRGYQGKLPSDDKFPPKERAILIALSLIAASITISSYLKF; from the coding sequence ATGCTTAATCTTTCTATTCCTTTTAAACTACGGCTCTCGTTAATTGTTGTGATCGGAGCCGCTTGTTTAAAAACTCCCGCTTGGTCATGGTTAGCAGTTTATGCCGGTGTCGCCCTCGCTTGGGCAATTGCCTTGCGCGTGCCGGTAAAACCACTTTTTAAATTACTCGGTTCCGAAATCATTTTACTAACCCTCATTGCGTTTCCCCAAGGTTGGGAACGCGCTAGTTTTTTGCTTGTTCGTTCCCTTGTTTGTTTGCTGACCATGAACAGCTTCCTATTAACCTTACCTCCCCATAGTTTTGCAATAGCTTTGCAAGGTTTACCCCTACATCCATCCTTCAAAGAAACTTTACTTTTAGCCGGTCAATATCTCGAAATACTGCTTGGAGAAGTCAACCAAATGCAGAGAGCCGCTCAGTGTCGAGGTTTGGGGGGTGCAGCAGGTTGGTTGCGCTATACCAGTGCATCAATGATTGGAGCGCTTTATCTACGCAGTTTACAACGATCCGAGCGCGTTTATAATGCAATGCTGCTGCGTGGCTATCAAGGAAAATTGCCCAGCGATGATAAATTTCCTCCCAAAGAAAGAGCCATCTTAATCGCCCTCAGCTTAATTGCTGCTAGTATAACGATAAGCTCCTATCTGAAATTCTAA
- a CDS encoding energy-coupling factor ABC transporter permease, producing the protein MHIPDGFVSLPVAVATGLVTAGVVSVALNKARDAYGIKQAPLLGLTTAFIFAAQMVNFPVAGGTSGHLLGGTLAAIILGSPWAGTLCIATVLIIQAILFADGGITALGANIFNIGIIGVWTGWILTQVLQRLLGGSKRRLPLAAGIAAAISVVAAAVGCGIQLILSGTAPANLVLPAMSGVHILIGIGEGIITGGVLTYLATARPDLLPGEQSEIKGWLIPIVSICLIAGVLSLFASAWPDGLEKVAENLGFLELAENVRVSIPTPFADYSIEGWGPVGTSITGLVGSAASFGVAFGLAKLTKPNNA; encoded by the coding sequence ATGCACATTCCCGATGGATTTGTTTCTCTGCCGGTGGCAGTGGCAACCGGACTCGTCACTGCTGGCGTGGTGTCAGTGGCACTCAACAAAGCTCGTGACGCTTATGGAATAAAACAAGCGCCACTTTTGGGTTTAACAACCGCCTTTATTTTTGCCGCGCAAATGGTTAATTTTCCCGTTGCCGGTGGCACCAGCGGACACCTTTTAGGAGGCACCTTAGCCGCGATTATATTAGGCAGTCCTTGGGCCGGCACGCTTTGTATTGCAACGGTCTTAATTATTCAAGCAATTTTATTTGCTGATGGAGGAATTACAGCTTTGGGAGCAAACATTTTTAATATTGGAATCATAGGAGTTTGGACAGGGTGGATTCTCACCCAAGTTTTGCAACGATTATTAGGAGGTAGTAAACGCCGACTGCCTTTAGCCGCCGGCATAGCAGCCGCAATTAGCGTAGTAGCAGCAGCAGTTGGTTGTGGAATTCAATTAATTTTATCAGGAACCGCACCGGCCAATTTAGTTTTACCAGCAATGAGCGGAGTACATATCTTAATAGGCATTGGCGAAGGCATAATTACCGGCGGAGTTTTAACTTATTTAGCAACAGCAAGACCCGATTTATTACCCGGAGAACAATCAGAAATTAAAGGATGGTTAATCCCAATTGTTAGCATTTGTTTAATTGCCGGTGTTTTGTCCTTATTTGCTTCTGCATGGCCCGATGGTTTAGAAAAAGTTGCCGAAAATTTAGGATTTTTAGAATTAGCAGAAAACGTCCGCGTCAGCATTCCCACACCCTTTGCAGATTACAGTATTGAAGGATGGGGGCCCGTTGGTACCAGCATCACCGGCCTTGTAGGCAGTGCAGCTTCTTTTGGTGTAGCATTTGGATTAGCCAAGCTTACCAAACCAAATAATGCTTAA
- a CDS encoding response regulator transcription factor has protein sequence MRILLVEDDIRLAEALCEALSDQLYVVDHLKDGESAWNQIQKNTYDLILLDINLPKLDGLSLCKKIRTHGHTLPILMLTARDTSNDKVNALDAGADDYVVKPFDLQELLARIRALLRRGNTSTPPILTWGNLSLDPSTYEVSYTNQPLHLTPKEFSLLELLLRNGRRVLSRSVILDRLWSSENPPEEETVKAHIKSLRMKLKAANAPENLIETVHGLGYRLSQLS, from the coding sequence ATGCGGATTTTGCTTGTAGAAGACGATATCCGACTAGCAGAAGCCCTCTGTGAAGCCCTCAGCGACCAACTTTACGTCGTCGATCACCTCAAAGACGGCGAAAGCGCATGGAATCAAATCCAAAAAAACACCTACGACCTAATCTTGCTAGACATCAATCTGCCTAAACTCGACGGACTAAGCCTATGCAAAAAAATCCGCACACACGGACACACCTTACCCATCCTTATGCTAACAGCGCGAGACACCAGCAACGATAAAGTCAACGCCCTTGATGCCGGTGCGGATGATTACGTTGTTAAACCCTTTGACTTGCAAGAACTCCTCGCCCGTATTCGCGCCCTCTTGCGGCGTGGTAATACCTCCACCCCCCCCATACTTACTTGGGGAAACCTATCACTCGACCCCAGCACCTACGAAGTCTCCTATACCAACCAACCCCTACACCTCACGCCTAAAGAATTTAGCCTCCTCGAACTACTCTTGCGAAATGGACGCCGCGTACTTAGCCGGTCAGTTATCCTAGACCGGCTATGGTCATCAGAAAACCCCCCAGAAGAAGAAACAGTCAAAGCCCATATCAAAAGTCTGCGAATGAAACTAAAAGCCGCCAACGCCCCCGAAAACCTCATAGAAACAGTACACGGTCTGGGATATCGCCTTAGCCAACTCAGCTAA
- a CDS encoding anthranilate phosphoribosyltransferase family protein translates to MSDAFRELLKKVGSGNHTNKDLTRSEAFQAAEMMLLHQATPAQIGAFLISHRIKRPTGEELAGMLDAYDELGPKLQPINLAQKVVVFGSPYDGHSRYAPILPITALILTAAGVPVILHGGDRMPTKEGIPLIEIWQGLGVHWNRYDIPQIQKILEKTLLGFVYLPNHFPLAQQIVPYRSQIGKRPPLSTLELIWCPYTGDSHIISGFVHPPTEKMFQISHQLRGFNTYTTVKGLEGSPNLPRDRAAIIGTQNPEKSFEHIILHSWEYGLGGKDVPLSETTFELIREIQTTLQGKPTEMTKSAIWNGGFYLWHCGICSDLEAGLAKAEQMLIKGEIAEKLEQIKAACD, encoded by the coding sequence ATGAGTGATGCGTTTAGAGAATTGCTGAAGAAAGTAGGAAGCGGCAACCACACCAACAAAGACTTAACTCGAAGCGAAGCCTTTCAAGCCGCCGAAATGATGCTATTACACCAAGCAACCCCCGCCCAAATTGGTGCATTTTTAATCTCCCACCGCATCAAACGGCCCACAGGTGAAGAACTCGCCGGAATGCTAGACGCCTACGATGAACTCGGCCCAAAACTCCAACCGATCAACCTTGCCCAAAAAGTCGTTGTCTTCGGCAGCCCCTACGACGGACACAGCCGGTATGCGCCCATCCTTCCCATCACCGCCCTAATTTTAACAGCCGCCGGAGTGCCGGTGATTCTGCACGGCGGAGACAGAATGCCCACCAAAGAAGGCATCCCCCTCATCGAAATATGGCAAGGACTAGGAGTACACTGGAATCGCTACGATATACCCCAGATACAAAAAATATTAGAAAAAACCCTTCTCGGCTTTGTATATCTACCTAACCATTTTCCCCTCGCCCAACAAATCGTTCCCTACCGTTCTCAAATCGGCAAACGTCCGCCCCTGTCTACCTTAGAACTGATCTGGTGTCCCTATACCGGTGATTCTCACATTATATCAGGCTTTGTTCATCCTCCCACCGAAAAGATGTTTCAAATATCTCACCAATTGCGAGGATTTAACACCTATACAACCGTCAAAGGATTAGAAGGCAGTCCAAACCTACCCAGAGATCGCGCCGCAATTATTGGCACCCAAAACCCTGAAAAAAGCTTTGAGCACATCATCTTACACTCGTGGGAATATGGCTTAGGCGGAAAAGATGTTCCCCTAAGCGAAACCACTTTTGAACTAATAAGAGAAATCCAAACAACCCTGCAAGGAAAACCCACAGAAATGACAAAATCCGCCATTTGGAACGGAGGCTTTTATTTATGGCATTGCGGGATTTGTTCAGATTTAGAAGCCGGTTTAGCCAAAGCAGAACAAATGCTCATCAAAGGAGAAATTGCCGAAAAATTAGAACAAATAAAAGCGGCTTGTGATTAG
- a CDS encoding LysR family transcriptional regulator, which yields MRLEQLQAFLAVAETGSFQQAARKCGVTQSTISRQVQGLEADLGLPLFHRTAQAKLTLGGERLLPRAKKICSEWQNAHQELSDLMAGKQPELCIAAIHSVCAYSLPPVLLQFAKDFSDVQLRVTSLGSDRALKVLKDGLVDLAIVMNNRFLTASPDLIVESLYNEPIEVLMAANHPLTQYETIPWTELGRYQQVLFKDGYGMQRLVQDQFDRRGMKLQAALELNTLDAFRGVVRCGELIAILPQTALIEAQLDPTLAIRKIETTNDTGISRQVVVVTSRDRLQIPPIGRFYQLVKELMPAYFTQLTTKNSPSLSPHTQVA from the coding sequence ATGCGGTTAGAGCAGTTGCAAGCCTTCTTAGCAGTCGCGGAAACCGGCAGCTTTCAACAAGCAGCTAGAAAATGCGGAGTCACCCAATCAACCATCAGCCGGCAAGTGCAAGGACTAGAAGCCGACCTAGGACTGCCCCTGTTTCACCGCACAGCCCAAGCTAAACTCACACTAGGAGGCGAACGGCTGCTACCCCGCGCCAAAAAAATTTGCTCAGAATGGCAAAACGCCCATCAAGAACTTTCCGATCTCATGGCCGGCAAACAACCCGAACTCTGCATAGCTGCCATCCACTCAGTTTGCGCCTACAGCCTACCGCCGGTATTATTGCAATTTGCCAAAGACTTCTCAGATGTGCAACTGCGCGTTACCTCCCTGGGAAGTGATCGTGCCCTGAAAGTGCTTAAAGACGGACTCGTAGACCTCGCCATTGTAATGAATAACCGCTTTCTCACCGCCAGTCCCGATCTGATCGTAGAAAGCCTTTACAACGAACCCATCGAAGTCTTAATGGCAGCCAATCATCCCCTCACCCAATACGAAACTATACCCTGGACAGAATTAGGCCGGTATCAACAAGTGCTCTTCAAAGACGGCTACGGAATGCAACGCCTCGTCCAAGATCAATTTGACCGGCGCGGCATGAAACTACAAGCAGCCCTCGAACTCAACACCCTAGACGCCTTCCGGGGAGTCGTCCGCTGCGGCGAATTGATCGCCATCTTACCCCAAACCGCCCTCATCGAAGCTCAACTTGACCCCACTCTCGCCATCCGCAAAATTGAAACCACAAACGACACCGGCATCAGCAGACAAGTCGTTGTTGTCACAAGCCGAGATCGTCTGCAAATTCCCCCCATAGGCCGGTTTTATCAACTCGTCAAAGAACTTATGCCCGCCTACTTCACCCAACTTACCACCAAAAATTCCCCCTCGCTTTCCCCACACACACAAGTCGCCTAA
- a CDS encoding ion transporter, protein MYEAFKHRVYEILEVSNSDDWLRRLDDYSVTILVILDVADFILKTLPAIYNTYQFSLLRIEKVALIYFTILYILQIWSCTADVRYAHPIKGRLKYAVTPLVLIDLMAILPFYLMAVFPQVALIESLEVFRLLRLLKLIRYSESLQTILRVLGNKKQELFMTFLEVLILLVFASSLMYFAENKAQPEAFPSIPAAMWWGVVTLTTVGYGDIYPITAIGKFFGAMLAFIGIGLFALPAGIIASGFSEEVQRKKQPENHKLSAEIEEIGEYIDRSAEVMKLCIEAAKNKFGEDFEDEEKVFDLASLLYEDAVKKFNL, encoded by the coding sequence ATGTATGAAGCTTTTAAACACCGAGTTTATGAAATCTTAGAAGTTTCTAATTCAGATGATTGGCTGCGCCGGTTGGATGATTACAGCGTAACAATTTTGGTAATTTTAGATGTGGCTGATTTTATTCTAAAAACTTTGCCAGCTATTTACAATACCTATCAATTTTCTTTGTTGCGTATAGAAAAAGTTGCTTTAATTTATTTCACCATTTTATATATTTTACAAATTTGGTCATGCACGGCTGATGTTCGCTATGCACATCCAATTAAAGGCAGGCTTAAATATGCAGTTACGCCTTTGGTTTTGATTGATTTGATGGCAATTTTGCCTTTTTACTTGATGGCAGTTTTTCCGCAAGTGGCTTTGATTGAGTCTTTGGAGGTGTTTCGTTTGTTGCGGTTGTTAAAGTTAATTCGCTATTCGGAATCTTTGCAAACAATTTTACGGGTGTTGGGAAATAAAAAGCAAGAGTTATTTATGACGTTTTTAGAGGTGTTGATTTTGCTGGTTTTTGCTTCAAGTTTGATGTATTTCGCGGAAAATAAGGCCCAACCTGAAGCTTTTCCGAGCATACCGGCGGCGATGTGGTGGGGTGTTGTAACGCTGACGACGGTGGGATATGGGGATATTTACCCTATTACGGCGATTGGTAAATTTTTTGGGGCTATGTTGGCTTTTATTGGGATTGGCTTATTTGCTTTGCCGGCGGGTATTATTGCATCGGGGTTTTCTGAAGAGGTGCAAAGAAAAAAGCAGCCAGAAAATCACAAATTATCGGCAGAAATAGAAGAAATAGGGGAATATATCGACCGTTCAGCAGAAGTGATGAAATTGTGTATTGAGGCGGCTAAAAATAAGTTTGGTGAGGATTTTGAGGATGAAGAAAAGGTTTTTGATCTGGCAAGTTTGCTTTATGAAGATGCGGTAAAAAAGTTTAATTTGTAG
- a CDS encoding multicopper oxidase domain-containing protein, protein MSSQPLFLNRRTLLQMGLAGLGVAGAAIALPQVLKKPKFTAAKIPDFSPNEAQSTGNDFNPMAVLRDFDYGTVKKENGRIIREYRLVANTTEIKLNNAVTFNSWNVNKRVPGPTLRATEGDRLRIIFLNQAGHPHSLHFHGIHPSEMDGVKPIRHDTATIYEFDAEPFGVHLYHCHIEPVTRHINKGLYGMFIIDPPKPRPPADEMVLIMAGYDVNDDGKNELYAFNGLPDYYMHHPIKIYQNQLIRAYVLNMIEFEAAATFHLHANMFQVYPTGRTLTPTQETDVITMGTAERHILEFSFRYPGRYMFHPHQDNIAENGCMGNFDVIV, encoded by the coding sequence ATGTCTAGTCAACCGCTGTTTTTAAACCGTCGTACACTCCTGCAAATGGGCCTTGCCGGCCTCGGTGTTGCGGGGGCTGCCATTGCCTTACCACAGGTATTGAAAAAACCAAAATTTACCGCTGCAAAAATCCCAGATTTTTCGCCAAATGAAGCCCAAAGCACAGGCAATGATTTTAATCCAATGGCGGTTTTACGAGACTTTGATTATGGCACCGTTAAAAAAGAAAACGGGCGAATTATTCGGGAATATCGCCTGGTGGCAAATACAACGGAAATTAAGCTAAATAACGCCGTTACATTTAACAGTTGGAATGTTAATAAGCGGGTTCCGGGGCCAACTTTGCGAGCCACAGAAGGTGATCGTCTTCGTATTATCTTTCTCAACCAGGCCGGTCATCCTCACTCCCTGCATTTTCATGGCATCCACCCTTCAGAAATGGATGGGGTAAAACCGATCCGTCACGACACAGCTACCATCTATGAATTTGATGCAGAACCATTTGGGGTTCACCTCTATCATTGCCACATTGAGCCGGTGACTCGTCATATTAATAAAGGGTTGTATGGAATGTTTATTATAGACCCCCCAAAACCCCGCCCGCCGGCTGATGAAATGGTCTTGATTATGGCTGGATATGATGTCAATGATGATGGCAAAAATGAGCTTTATGCTTTTAATGGATTGCCCGATTATTATATGCACCACCCCATCAAAATTTATCAAAATCAGCTTATTCGTGCCTATGTGTTGAATATGATTGAATTTGAAGCCGCAGCAACATTTCACCTTCATGCGAATATGTTTCAAGTGTACCCAACGGGTCGCACTTTAACCCCCACTCAAGAAACCGATGTGATAACGATGGGAACGGCTGAGCGTCATATCTTAGAATTTAGTTTCCGCTATCCGGGCCGGTATATGTTTCACCCCCATCAAGACAACATTGCAGAAAACGGCTGCATGGGTAACTTTGATGTCATTGTTTAA
- a CDS encoding CHASE3 domain-containing protein produces MKLHHAYTSRLRVLNDWEIFGFWENLAVMKWAFELKFSAAGFWGAVLILCGVSGGGYWTTTQLFERQKQVEYSYEVLQKVKEVLTTLRDAERARRGYVITGKDSYLSTYETSVETIKDKFDEVRILTANSRTQQHRLDLIEPLIALRVDLIKQSIALYKKNPEDRAIQIELTDLGIRQHDAIWRVIAEMEGEEQLILQKRIAESQETFRYKMLLDVVGHGLSFSLLFAVYSLLHQQIQKRRQFEETLSESEQRYRSLFELNPHPLWVYDQETLEFLAVNEAAIQHYGYSRAEFLSLRLCDIVAGDKPYLFPFMQGIRKHIKQDETVIDVEVIAHDLMFKGRPATLVLARDITEENKAQEALRVSEEKFRQIAENIHEVFWMSDLKLTKILYVNSAYEQIWGRSCESLYKNVLSFLDVVHPEDRESVMTNMLKNREKSIEIEYRIVRPDNSIRWILDRSFPIKNSAGEIYRRVGVSQDITERKRVEEVGLYLEKEREMSELKLRFFSMASHELRTPLSTILLSAQSLKSSGGRWGEEKTFKNLNRIEMSAKTMTQLLTDILTLTRAEAGKLDFHPELLNLTEFCLVLIEQVEVSLLVNQRVFFVSEWCGGEAWVDEKLLRSILTNLLSNAIKYSGEGSSIYLTLRREGEMAIFQIRDQGIGILLEDRQFLYDSFHRGENVGDIPGTGLGLAVVKKCVELHGGRISVESEVGVGSLFTVWLPCRRCG; encoded by the coding sequence GTGAAACTTCACCACGCTTATACGAGCCGGTTGCGGGTATTGAACGATTGGGAAATATTTGGCTTTTGGGAGAATTTGGCTGTGATGAAATGGGCGTTTGAGTTAAAGTTTAGTGCGGCGGGTTTTTGGGGGGCGGTTTTGATTCTTTGTGGCGTGAGTGGTGGGGGGTATTGGACGACAACCCAGCTTTTTGAACGTCAAAAACAAGTTGAATATAGTTATGAGGTTCTGCAAAAGGTTAAAGAAGTTTTAACGACTTTGCGGGATGCTGAAAGGGCGAGACGTGGTTATGTTATTACGGGAAAAGACAGTTATTTATCTACTTATGAGACCTCTGTTGAAACGATCAAGGATAAGTTTGATGAGGTTCGGATATTAACAGCGAATAGTAGAACCCAGCAACACCGGCTTGATTTGATTGAGCCGTTAATTGCTCTGCGGGTTGATTTAATTAAACAGTCTATCGCGCTTTATAAAAAAAATCCTGAAGATAGAGCAATTCAAATTGAATTAACGGATCTGGGAATTAGACAGCATGATGCAATTTGGAGAGTGATTGCGGAAATGGAAGGGGAAGAGCAATTGATTTTACAAAAAAGAATTGCCGAATCTCAAGAAACTTTTCGCTATAAAATGTTGCTTGATGTAGTGGGTCATGGGTTGAGTTTTTCTTTGCTTTTTGCTGTTTATTCGTTGTTACACCAGCAAATTCAAAAACGCCGGCAATTTGAAGAGACTTTGAGCGAAAGTGAGCAACGTTACCGTAGTTTATTTGAACTAAACCCTCATCCGCTATGGGTTTATGATCAGGAAACTTTGGAGTTTTTGGCCGTGAATGAGGCGGCGATTCAACATTATGGCTATTCGAGAGCAGAATTTTTATCCCTGCGGCTGTGCGATATTGTGGCTGGGGATAAACCTTATTTATTTCCTTTTATGCAGGGGATAAGAAAACATATAAAACAAGATGAAACTGTGATTGATGTTGAGGTTATTGCTCACGATTTGATGTTTAAAGGCCGACCGGCTACATTGGTTTTAGCCAGAGATATTACCGAAGAAAATAAAGCGCAAGAAGCCTTACGAGTCAGTGAGGAAAAGTTTCGCCAAATTGCCGAAAATATTCACGAAGTTTTCTGGATGAGCGATCTAAAGTTGACAAAAATTTTATATGTTAATTCTGCTTATGAGCAAATATGGGGGCGCAGTTGTGAAAGTTTATATAAAAATGTTTTGTCTTTTTTAGACGTTGTTCATCCAGAAGATAGAGAAAGCGTGATGACAAATATGCTGAAAAATAGGGAGAAATCGATAGAAATTGAGTATCGGATTGTTCGTCCTGATAATTCAATTCGTTGGATTCTTGACCGCAGTTTTCCTATTAAAAATTCTGCGGGCGAAATTTACCGCCGCGTCGGTGTAAGTCAAGATATTACTGAACGCAAACGGGTGGAAGAAGTGGGGCTGTATTTGGAAAAAGAACGAGAAATGAGTGAATTGAAGTTACGCTTTTTTTCGATGGCTTCTCACGAGTTACGCACGCCTTTAAGTACGATTTTACTTTCTGCTCAATCGTTAAAAAGTTCGGGGGGAAGATGGGGAGAGGAGAAAACTTTTAAAAATCTCAATCGCATTGAAATGTCTGCTAAAACGATGACGCAGTTATTAACAGATATTTTGACTTTAACTCGTGCAGAGGCCGGTAAGCTTGATTTTCATCCAGAATTGTTGAATTTAACTGAATTTTGTTTAGTTTTAATTGAACAAGTGGAGGTGAGTTTGCTGGTAAATCAGCGAGTTTTTTTTGTGTCTGAGTGGTGTGGTGGGGAGGCTTGGGTTGATGAAAAATTATTGCGTTCTATTTTAACTAATTTGTTGTCAAATGCTATTAAATATTCCGGCGAGGGAAGTTCGATTTATTTGACGTTAAGACGCGAGGGGGAAATGGCTATTTTTCAAATTCGGGATCAGGGAATTGGGATTTTGCTGGAAGACCGGCAATTTCTTTACGATTCTTTCCATCGGGGGGAAAATGTTGGCGATATTCCGGGGACTGGTTTGGGTTTGGCTGTGGTGAAAAAGTGTGTAGAGTTACACGGGGGAAGGATTTCTGTAGAAAGCGAGGTTGGGGTTGGGAGTTTGTTTACAGTTTGGCTTCCTTGTCGGAGATGCGGTTAG
- a CDS encoding energy-coupling factor ABC transporter ATP-binding protein has translation MSSSIFGQSKPAIQVENLVFSYPNQKPTLQGISLNIQPGERLALLGPTGSGKSTLLDNLVGLKQPSSGQIFIQGTRLETSNLAQIRRQIGFCFQDADDQLFMPTILEDITFGPRNYGVPPAIAKDKARQLLAEFGLEAYENRSAHELSGGQKRLAALAAILALEPSILILDEPTNGLDPGWRRHLAKVLINATVDVLLIASHDLNWIRKTTQRAIVLTDGKIQADAPANELLENAELLESFGLPVDY, from the coding sequence TTGAGTTCTTCAATATTTGGTCAATCAAAACCAGCCATCCAAGTTGAAAATCTGGTCTTCAGCTATCCCAACCAAAAACCAACCTTACAGGGAATTTCTTTGAATATTCAGCCTGGGGAACGCCTCGCCTTGCTTGGCCCAACCGGCTCAGGAAAAAGCACATTATTAGACAACTTAGTAGGCTTAAAACAACCCTCATCAGGCCAAATTTTTATTCAAGGAACTCGCCTTGAAACCTCCAACTTAGCCCAAATACGCCGGCAGATAGGTTTTTGTTTTCAAGATGCAGATGACCAGCTATTTATGCCCACCATCCTTGAAGATATCACCTTTGGCCCCCGCAACTACGGCGTGCCCCCCGCCATAGCCAAAGATAAAGCCCGTCAATTGCTCGCAGAATTTGGTTTAGAAGCTTATGAAAATCGTTCCGCACACGAACTTTCTGGAGGCCAAAAAAGACTAGCCGCCCTCGCCGCAATTTTAGCCTTAGAACCCTCAATTTTAATCTTAGATGAACCCACAAATGGTTTAGATCCCGGTTGGCGCCGGCATTTAGCCAAGGTGTTAATAAACGCCACAGTGGATGTATTATTAATCGCTTCCCATGATCTCAATTGGATACGCAAAACTACCCAAAGAGCAATAGTCTTAACCGACGGAAAAATACAAGCCGATGCGCCGGCAAATGAATTATTAGAAAACGCCGAATTATTAGAAAGTTTTGGCTTGCCGGTGGACTATTAA
- a CDS encoding helix-hairpin-helix domain-containing protein has protein sequence MVFSFRLKSLIFASAALMLMAGCNTNSANNNTATNPNSNATPTATSNTASNEHGGSHNNGKKININSAILSELDKLEAKLGVPALSNKIQGSRPYANTEELVSKKVITQEQFDQIKDMVTVEDITLTGEAKDIDYMTKLGLMKGHLIVAKELLDQQKPDQAEPHIGHPVEEIYIDVEEQLQERNVKEFKSSLINLQNLVKANGKSEKIKPEFEASMQAIDSAIQGLPEQQRNDPKFVLQVINELLDAANSEYGSAIASGKISAAIEYQDSRGFVIYANSLYKTISQQMEKQHPQAHKAIEKSMADLTKAWPKAIPPAAPVMTPEQVSKLVKTIEDNSQKVIKS, from the coding sequence ATGGTGTTTTCTTTTCGTCTTAAATCTTTAATTTTTGCCAGTGCCGCTTTAATGCTGATGGCCGGTTGTAACACCAATTCTGCCAACAACAACACTGCCACAAACCCCAACAGCAACGCCACCCCCACTGCCACATCCAACACAGCCTCAAATGAGCATGGCGGCAGCCACAACAACGGCAAAAAAATTAATATCAACAGCGCCATTTTGTCAGAACTAGACAAACTCGAAGCCAAACTGGGAGTACCGGCCCTCTCAAACAAAATTCAAGGCAGCCGGCCCTATGCAAACACAGAAGAATTAGTCAGCAAGAAAGTCATCACCCAAGAGCAATTTGACCAAATTAAAGACATGGTAACGGTCGAAGATATCACCCTCACAGGTGAAGCCAAAGACATTGATTATATGACAAAACTCGGCTTAATGAAAGGTCATTTAATAGTCGCCAAAGAACTGTTAGATCAACAGAAACCAGATCAAGCTGAACCCCACATCGGCCACCCCGTTGAAGAAATATATATCGATGTAGAAGAACAACTGCAAGAACGCAACGTTAAAGAATTCAAATCTTCTTTAATCAACCTGCAAAACCTAGTAAAAGCCAACGGGAAAAGCGAAAAAATTAAACCAGAATTTGAAGCGTCAATGCAAGCCATTGATAGCGCGATTCAAGGCTTACCAGAACAACAACGCAACGATCCTAAATTTGTGCTGCAAGTAATTAATGAATTACTCGATGCAGCCAATTCGGAATATGGTTCTGCCATCGCCAGCGGCAAAATTTCTGCGGCCATTGAGTATCAAGATTCTCGCGGGTTTGTTATCTATGCCAACAGCCTTTATAAAACCATTTCTCAGCAAATGGAAAAACAACATCCCCAAGCACATAAAGCCATTGAAAAAAGCATGGCCGACCTAACAAAAGCGTGGCCGAAAGCCATTCCCCCAGCGGCGCCGGTGATGACTCCTGAGCAAGTTTCCAAACTTGTAAAAACCATCGAGGATAACAGCCAAAAAGTCATTAAATCCTAG